The Sebastes fasciatus isolate fSebFas1 chromosome 4, fSebFas1.pri, whole genome shotgun sequence genome window below encodes:
- the trhr2 gene encoding thyrotropin releasing hormone receptor 2, with protein sequence MTNNVSSRIDTPTNISLSHSDAVSESLEYKTVSVFLVLLVCGAGIVGNIMVVLVVFTTRHMRTPTNCYLVSLAIADLTVLVAAGLPNVSDSLTGTWVFGHAGCLGITYLQYLGINVSSCSITAFTVERYIAICHPMKAQTVCTVSRAKRIIAGVWIFTCIYCMLWFFLVDIQVSQDGHVQCGYKVKRELYLPIYLIDFAIFYVIPLLVAIVLYGLIARILYLSPLPNHPDTSATTLRRSCREASEAGKGGRQGRPKSALSSRKQVTKMLAVVVILFALLWMPYRTLVLINSFVSTPYLDAWFLLFCRTCIYANSAINPVIYNAMSQKFRSAFRGLYRCQRPEGNQRTLSMIQTGFGTIRDTRTSQANSNGTNEKARRDLNTATGMTTNQNGSSHRETATVNGKKADHTIDTSPTTFVFNVGPAETTPSGDEESDWPPLNDTTVNLADRHTTSDQQESI encoded by the exons ATGACCAACAACGTGAGCTCCAGAATCGACACCCCAACCAACATCTCTCTGAGTCACAGCGACGCCGTCTCTGAGTCGTTGGAATACAAGACGGTGTCGGTGTTCCTGGTCCTGCTGGTGTGTGGTGCGGGCATCGTTGGGAACATCATGGTGGTCCTTGTGGTCTTCACCACACGCCACATGAGGACACCCACCAACTGTTACCTAGTCAGCCTGGCCATAGCTGACCTGACGGTGCTGGTGGCGGCGGGGCTGCCCAACGTGTCGGACAGTCTGACAGGCACGTGGGTTTTTGGCCACGCTGGGTGCCTGGGGATCACCTACCTTCAGTACCTGGGCATCAACGTGTCCTCCTGCTCGATCACTGCCTTCACTGTGgagag GTACATAGCTATCTGCCATCCAATGAAGGCTCAGACAGTGTGCACAGTGTCCCGGGCCAAGCGGATCATTGCTGGAGTTTGGATCTTCACCTGCATCTACTGTATGCTGTGGTTCTTCCTGGTGGACATTCAG GTCAGCCAGGACGGACATGTGCAGTGTGGCTACAAAGTGAAACGGGAGCTCTACCTGCCCATCTACCTCATAGACTTTGCCATTTTCTACGTCATCCCGCTGCTCGTCGCCATCGTGCTGTACGGCTTGATAGCACGGATCCTCTACCTCAG CCCTCTGCCCAACCATCCTGACACCAGCGCCACCACGCTGCGTCGGAGCTGCCGGGAAGCATCTGAAGCAGGGAAGGGGGGTCGCCAGGGCCGGCCAAAGAGCGCGCTCTCCTCCAGGAAACAG GTGACAAAGATGCTGGCAGTGGTGGTGATCCTATTTGCTCTACTGTGGATGCCCTACCGGACGTTAGTTTTGATCAACTCTTTTGTGTCCACACCCTATCTGGATGCCTGGTTCCTCCTGTTTTGTCGGACATGCATCTACGCCAACAGCGCTATAAACCCTGTCATATACAATGCCATGTCTCAGAAGTTTCGCTCAGCATTTCGCGGGCTTTACCGCTGCCAGAGGCCAGAGGGAAACCAGAGGACGCTGTCGATGATCCAGACCGGCTTCGGCACCATCCGAGACACCCGGACTTCCCAGGCCAATAGCAATGGAACCAATGAAAAGGCAAGGAGAGACCTGAATACTGCCACTGGTATGACCACAAACCAGAATGGAAGCAGTCATCGGGAGACAGCAACAGTCAATGGCAAGAAAGCAGACCATACCATCGACACCAGCCCAACTACTTTCGTCTTTAATGTGGGTCCAGCTGAGACGACGCCATCTGGTGATGAGGAGTCGGATTGGCCTCCATTAAATGATACAACGGTTAATttagcagacagacacacaacaaGCGATCAGCAGGAAAGCATTTAA